From the genome of Phyllostomus discolor isolate MPI-MPIP mPhyDis1 chromosome 12, mPhyDis1.pri.v3, whole genome shotgun sequence, one region includes:
- the GPT2 gene encoding alanine aminotransferase 2 encodes MQRAAALVRRGCCPRTPGPWGRCQSSAAAEAPAVLKVRPERSRRERILTLESMNPQVKAVEYAVRGPIVLKAGEIELELQRGIKKPFTEVIRANIGDAQAMGQQPITFLRQVMALCTYPNLLDSPSFPEDAKRRARRILQACGGNSLGSYSASQGVNCIREDVAAYITRRDGGIPADPDNIYLTTGASDGITTILKILVSGGGKSRTGVMIPIPQYPLYSAVISELDAVQVNYYLDEENCWALNVEELRRALREARGHCDPKVLCIINPGNPTGQVQSRKCIEDVIHFAWEEKLFLLADEVYQDNVHSPDCSFHSFKKVLSEMGPEYSGNVELASFHSTSKGYMGECGYRGGYMEVINLHPEIKGQLVKLLSVRLCPPVSGQAAMDIVVNPPVPGEESFEQFTREKESVLSNLAKKAKLTEDLFNQVPGIHCNPLQGALYAFPRIFIPPKAVEAAQARDMAPDMFYCMKLLEETGICVVPGSGFGQREGTYHFRMTILPPVEKLKMVLQKVRDFHVQFLETYS; translated from the exons ATGCAGCGAGCGGCAGCATTGGTCCGGCGGGGCTGCTGCCCCCGGACCCCGGGTCCCTGGGGCCGTTGTCAGAGCAGCGCGGCCGCCGAGGCCCCGGCCGTGCTCAAAGTGAGGCCCGAGCGGAGCCGGCGCGAGCGCATCCTGACGCTCGAGTCCATGAACCCGCAGGTGAAGGCGGTGGAGTATGCGGTGCGGGGACCCATCGTGCTCAAGGCCGGCGAGATCGAGCTGGAGCTGCAGCGG GGTATCAAAAAACCGTTCACTGAGGTCATCCGCGCCAACATCGGGGACGCCCAGGCCATGGGCCAGCAGCCGATCACCTTCCTCCGGCAG GTGATGGCGCTCTGCACCTACCCAAACCTGCTGGACAGCCCCAGCTTCCCGGAAGACGCTAAGAGGCGAGCCCGACGGATCCTCCAGGCCTGTGGCGGCAACAGCCTGG GGTCCTACagcgccagccagggcgtgaacTGCATCCGTGAGGACGTGGCGGCCTACATCACCCGGAGAGACGGCGGCATCCCCGCAGACCCCGACAACATCTACCTGACCACGGGAGCCAGCGACGGCATCACG ACGATCCTGAAGATCCTGGTTTCCGGAGGCGGCAAATCCCGGACAGGCGTGATGATCCCCATCCCGCAGTACCCCCTCTACTCGGCGGTCATCTCGGAGCTCGACGCCGTCCAGGTGAACTACTACCTGGACGAGGAGAACTGCTGGGCCCTGAACGTGGAGGAGCTCCGGCGGGCCTTGCGGGAGGCCAGAGGCCACTGCGACCCCAAGGTGCTGTGCATCATCAACCCCGGGAACCCCACAG GCCAGGTGCAAAGCAGAAAGTGCATAGAAGACGTGATCCACTTTGCGTGGGAAGAGAAGCTCTTTCTCCTGGCTGATGAG gtgTACCAGGACAACGTGCACTCGCCGGACTGCAGCTTCCACTCCTTCAAGAAGGTGCTCTCCGAGATGGGGCCCGAGTACTCGGGCAACGTGGAGCTCGCCTCCTTCCACTCCACCTCCAAGGGCTACATGGGCGA GTGTGGCTACAGGGGAGGCTACATGGAGGTGATTAACCTGCACCCCGAGATCAAAGGCCAGCTGGTGAAGCTGCTGTCGGTGCGCCTGTGCCCGCCCGTGTCCGGGCAGGCCGCCATGGACATCGTCGTGAACCCCCCGGTGCCTGGGGAGGAGTCCTTCGAGCAGTTCACCAGG gAGAAAGAGTCCGTCCTGAGCAACCTGGCCAAGAAAGCCAAGCTGACAGAAGACCTGTTCAACCAAGTCCCCGGGATCCACTGCAACCCCCTGCAGGGGGCCCTGTACGCCTTCCCTCGGATCTTCATCCCCCCCAAGGCTGTGGAGGCAGCTCAG GCCCGTGACATGGCCCCCGACATGTTCTACTGCATGAAGCTCCTGGAGGAGACGGGCATCTGCGTGGTGCCCGGCAGCGGCTTCGGGCAGCGGGAAGGCACCTACCACTTCAG